The following are encoded in a window of Amycolatopsis lexingtonensis genomic DNA:
- a CDS encoding acyl-CoA thioesterase, with protein MTDYYEIRHTVGFEETNLVGNVYYVNYVRWQGRCREMFLKEKAPAVLEEVRHDLKLFTLKVECEFFAEITAFDELSIRLRLEELTSTQIQFAFDYVHLTDDGEERLVARGRQRIACMRGPNTATVPSRVPEQLREALVPYSTAAVNGKGV; from the coding sequence ATGACCGACTACTACGAGATCCGCCACACGGTCGGCTTCGAAGAGACCAACCTGGTGGGCAACGTCTACTACGTGAACTACGTGCGCTGGCAGGGCCGGTGCCGCGAGATGTTCCTGAAGGAGAAGGCGCCGGCGGTGCTCGAAGAGGTCCGCCACGACCTCAAGCTGTTCACCCTCAAGGTGGAGTGCGAGTTCTTCGCCGAGATCACCGCGTTCGACGAGCTGTCCATCCGGCTGCGGCTGGAGGAGCTCACCTCGACGCAGATCCAGTTCGCGTTCGACTACGTGCACCTCACCGACGACGGTGAGGAGCGCCTGGTGGCCCGGGGACGGCAGCGCATCGCCTGCATGCGCGGGCCCAACACGGCGACCGTGCCGTCGCGGGTCCCGGAGCAGCTGCGCGAGGCGCTGGTGCCCTACTCGACGGCCGCGGTCAACGGCAAGGGAGTCTGA
- a CDS encoding flavin reductase family protein, with protein sequence MGYEAEPSERAHVLKRLRTSPARRGLSAQPGLRQVMAQFATGVTVLTAGGEDAHGMTANAFSSVSLEPPMVLCCVSKAARMHASIVTAGSFGVNILSADQQELSKYFADWRRPDGIAQFEAVGYTVGAKTGSPLLKGALAWLECELAQVVEGGDHSIFLGRVVETSRGEGEHALVFYGGGYHQIDGRARAA encoded by the coding sequence GTGGGCTACGAAGCAGAGCCTTCCGAGAGGGCTCACGTCCTCAAGCGGCTGCGGACTTCGCCCGCCCGCCGCGGGCTGTCGGCCCAGCCGGGGCTGCGCCAGGTGATGGCGCAGTTCGCGACCGGGGTGACGGTGCTGACGGCGGGCGGGGAGGACGCGCACGGCATGACCGCCAACGCGTTCTCGTCGGTGTCGCTGGAACCGCCGATGGTGCTGTGCTGCGTCTCCAAGGCGGCGCGGATGCACGCCTCGATCGTGACCGCCGGCTCGTTCGGGGTGAACATCCTTTCGGCCGACCAGCAGGAGCTGTCGAAGTACTTCGCCGACTGGCGCCGTCCCGACGGGATCGCCCAGTTCGAAGCGGTCGGCTACACCGTCGGCGCCAAGACCGGCTCGCCGCTGCTCAAGGGCGCGCTGGCGTGGCTGGAGTGCGAGCTCGCCCAGGTCGTCGAGGGCGGTGACCACTCGATCTTCCTCGGCCGGGTGGTCGAAACCAGCCGCGGCGAGGGCGAGCACGCGCTGGTCTTCTACGGCGGCGGCTACCACCAGATCGACGGGCGCGCCCGCGCGGCCTGA
- a CDS encoding NAD-dependent epimerase/dehydratase family protein: MLIAVTGGTGFLGTHTVAALLRRGHRVRLLARDPGRVPSTVDVVEGDVTDPGAVARLVDGADALLHAAGVYTFDSRRRAEVWRVNVEGTSTVLDAARRAGTGRIVHVSTVGALFPTGAPSIGTASPVGAPREAYLAAKAEADRIARGHREAGAPVTITYPPALLGPADPHLGDQNARLRDLLRGLMPMWPSGGLPIGDVRDSAELHARLFEPAAPGPAYFGPGHFLSTREYLAVVRAATGRRLPAVFLPARAMFPVGHAADLLQRAWPWHIPAQYGALYVCATAVPVEPGAPRGDVSARPALETVRDTVAWLHATGRLTGRQAGTPGFLSTVDAGAGAPTEEVLP, from the coding sequence ATGCTGATCGCGGTCACGGGCGGGACGGGCTTCCTCGGGACCCACACGGTCGCGGCGCTGCTGCGGCGGGGTCACCGGGTGCGGCTGCTCGCCCGTGACCCCGGTCGCGTTCCGTCCACTGTGGACGTCGTCGAAGGTGACGTCACCGATCCCGGTGCGGTGGCCCGGCTCGTCGACGGGGCGGACGCCCTGCTGCACGCGGCGGGCGTGTACACCTTCGACAGCCGGCGCCGGGCCGAGGTGTGGCGGGTGAACGTCGAGGGCACGTCGACCGTGCTCGACGCCGCCCGCCGCGCGGGCACCGGGCGGATCGTGCACGTCTCCACCGTCGGGGCGCTGTTCCCGACCGGCGCACCGTCGATCGGGACGGCGAGCCCGGTCGGCGCGCCGCGCGAGGCCTACCTCGCGGCCAAGGCCGAAGCCGACCGGATCGCCCGCGGCCACCGGGAAGCCGGCGCGCCGGTCACGATCACCTACCCGCCCGCGCTGCTCGGCCCGGCCGACCCGCACCTGGGCGACCAGAACGCGCGGCTGCGGGACCTGCTGCGCGGGCTGATGCCGATGTGGCCCTCGGGCGGGCTGCCGATCGGCGACGTCCGCGACTCGGCGGAGCTGCACGCGCGGCTGTTCGAACCGGCGGCGCCGGGTCCCGCGTACTTCGGGCCGGGGCACTTCCTGAGCACCCGCGAGTACCTCGCCGTGGTCCGCGCGGCGACCGGACGGCGGCTGCCCGCGGTGTTCCTCCCGGCGCGCGCGATGTTCCCGGTCGGCCACGCCGCCGACCTGCTGCAGCGCGCCTGGCCGTGGCACATCCCGGCGCAGTACGGCGCGCTCTACGTCTGCGCCACCGCCGTGCCCGTCGAGCCGGGCGCGCCGCGCGGGGACGTTTCCGCGCGGCCGGCGCTCGAGACCGTGCGCGACACGGTGGCCTGGCTGCACGCCACCGGGCGGCTGACCGGCCGGCAGGCGGGCACCCCGGGTTTTCTGTCCACTGTGGACGCCGGTGCCGGCGCCCCGACCGAGGAGGTTCTGCCATGA
- a CDS encoding DUF6222 family protein produces the protein MTASDATDAARSAAAPPVVPDVPAEWPVRPMPRLGRGIVWSDIVAEIEHDQQLRMRDAA, from the coding sequence ATGACCGCCAGCGATGCCACCGACGCCGCCCGGTCGGCCGCGGCCCCGCCCGTGGTGCCGGACGTGCCCGCCGAGTGGCCGGTCCGCCCGATGCCCCGGCTCGGCCGCGGCATCGTGTGGTCCGACATCGTCGCCGAGATCGAGCACGACCAGCAGCTACGGATGAGGGATGCCGCGTGA
- a CDS encoding acyl-CoA carboxylase subunit beta — protein sequence MSGGRESGAQRADAEVVPVPEGTRPGRRRLARPGEPGDAQVIELARAADQVRAEPADMPLLRRRRDELRAHIHEGKLDAVRRQHSLGKLTARERLALLLDEDSFTEIEPYRRHQASGPGLAGNRPYTDGVVAGSGTIDGRRVFVYAQDFTLFGGSLGEAHAAKIHKVLDLAVANGAPVIGLNDSGGARIQEGVLALNGYGGIFRRQVEASGVIPQISVILGPCAGGAAYSPALADFTFMVRDTARMYLTGPDVVEAVTGRRVTHEELGGADVHGTHSGVATVVHDDEESCLADVRYLVSLLPGNYLDPPPDASSSSAKDDYRPRLAELVPVEPNQPYDMRDVFAEIADDGEFFELHEGWARNVLCALARIDGRVVGLVGNQPVVFAGVLDGPASQKAARFVRFCDAFGIPLVSLVDVPGFLPGVEQERSGIIRQGAQLLHAYCEATVPRIQVILRKAYGGAYIVMDSRSIGCDLSLAWPTNQIAVMGAEGAVNVLHRRELAAAPDPAALRAKLVAEYTEEYLNPQYAAERGLVDDIIDPAETRAALARGLAMLRDKRKPGPSRKHGNLPI from the coding sequence GTGAGCGGAGGCCGCGAATCCGGGGCCCAGCGGGCCGACGCGGAGGTGGTGCCGGTTCCCGAGGGGACCCGGCCCGGCCGCCGCCGGCTCGCGCGGCCGGGGGAGCCCGGCGACGCCCAGGTCATCGAGCTGGCCAGGGCGGCCGACCAGGTGCGCGCGGAGCCCGCGGACATGCCGCTGCTGAGGCGGCGCCGCGACGAGCTCCGCGCGCACATCCACGAAGGCAAGCTCGACGCGGTGCGGCGTCAGCACTCGCTCGGCAAGCTGACCGCGCGGGAGCGCCTGGCCCTGCTGCTCGACGAGGACTCGTTCACCGAGATCGAGCCCTACCGCCGCCACCAGGCGAGCGGGCCGGGGCTGGCGGGCAACCGCCCGTACACCGACGGCGTCGTCGCGGGGTCCGGCACCATCGACGGGCGTCGCGTCTTCGTCTACGCCCAGGACTTCACGCTGTTCGGCGGCTCGCTCGGCGAGGCGCACGCGGCCAAGATCCACAAGGTGCTCGACCTCGCGGTGGCCAACGGCGCCCCGGTGATCGGGCTCAACGACAGCGGCGGCGCCCGGATCCAGGAGGGCGTGCTCGCGCTCAACGGTTATGGCGGCATCTTCCGCCGCCAGGTCGAGGCTTCCGGGGTGATCCCCCAGATCAGCGTCATCCTGGGCCCGTGCGCGGGCGGCGCGGCGTACTCGCCGGCGCTGGCCGACTTCACGTTCATGGTGCGTGACACCGCGCGGATGTACCTGACCGGCCCGGACGTCGTCGAGGCGGTGACCGGCCGCCGCGTGACCCACGAGGAGCTCGGCGGCGCCGACGTCCACGGCACCCATTCGGGGGTGGCGACGGTCGTGCACGACGACGAGGAGAGCTGCCTCGCCGACGTCCGCTACCTGGTGTCCCTGCTGCCGGGCAACTACCTGGACCCGCCGCCGGACGCGAGCTCGTCCAGCGCGAAGGACGACTACCGGCCCCGGCTGGCGGAACTGGTGCCGGTCGAGCCGAACCAGCCGTACGACATGCGCGACGTCTTCGCGGAGATCGCCGACGACGGCGAGTTCTTCGAGCTGCACGAAGGCTGGGCCCGCAACGTGCTGTGCGCGCTGGCCCGCATCGACGGCCGCGTGGTCGGCCTGGTCGGCAACCAGCCGGTGGTGTTCGCCGGCGTCCTGGACGGCCCGGCCTCCCAGAAGGCGGCCCGGTTCGTGCGGTTCTGCGACGCGTTCGGCATCCCGCTGGTGAGCCTGGTCGACGTCCCGGGCTTCCTGCCGGGCGTCGAGCAGGAGCGGAGCGGGATCATCCGCCAGGGCGCGCAGCTGCTGCACGCGTACTGCGAGGCGACGGTCCCGCGGATCCAGGTGATCCTGCGGAAGGCCTACGGCGGCGCGTACATCGTGATGGACTCGCGGTCGATCGGCTGCGACCTGTCGCTGGCCTGGCCGACCAACCAGATCGCGGTGATGGGCGCGGAAGGCGCGGTGAACGTCCTGCACCGCCGCGAACTGGCGGCGGCTCCGGACCCGGCGGCGTTGCGCGCCAAGCTGGTGGCGGAGTACACGGAGGAGTACCTGAACCCGCAGTACGCGGCCGAGCGCGGCCTGGTGGACGACATCATCGACCCGGCGGAGACCCGCGCGGCGCTGGCCCGCGGGCTGGCGATGCTGCGGGACAAGCGGAAGCCGGGGCCGTCCCGGAAGCACGGGAACCTGCCGATCTAG
- a CDS encoding acyl-CoA carboxylase epsilon subunit: MVLRVVRGTPDDAELAALVAALTLLAAGAQPSPAVEVGGWRARGSGEPLFRRPGAWRLSGLPR, translated from the coding sequence ATGGTTTTGCGGGTGGTCCGGGGGACGCCGGACGACGCGGAACTGGCGGCGCTGGTCGCGGCGTTGACGCTGCTGGCGGCGGGTGCGCAGCCTTCGCCGGCCGTCGAGGTGGGCGGGTGGCGGGCGCGGGGGTCGGGGGAGCCGCTCTTCCGGCGCCCGGGCGCCTGGCGGCTGTCGGGCTTGCCGCGCTGA
- a CDS encoding DUF6235 family protein: MALRLQLTAGFEILEEWAESATQAQRNALYEALFAVGDGSAFLVYDIFGDAENPRNFVVVVKANLVLKIMVQRAESSFEIRYVGALEDDVDVAPVQSSPVNPE, from the coding sequence ATGGCATTGCGCCTCCAGCTCACCGCTGGCTTCGAGATCCTCGAGGAGTGGGCTGAATCCGCGACCCAGGCCCAGCGCAACGCGCTCTACGAAGCGCTGTTCGCGGTCGGCGACGGTTCGGCATTCCTCGTTTACGACATTTTCGGCGACGCGGAAAACCCGCGCAATTTCGTCGTGGTCGTGAAAGCAAATCTCGTCCTCAAAATCATGGTGCAGCGCGCGGAATCTTCCTTCGAAATCCGTTATGTCGGCGCGCTCGAGGACGACGTCGACGTCGCGCCGGTCCAGTCGAGCCCGGTCAACCCGGAGTAA
- a CDS encoding DUF6423 family protein, with translation MTGTADLGRRVLMITGAVDTTDHDVSVSVNLPEPGRWHVIKAETNLTDQTWVAMQAVLDEDSTFLDDDLLMSPQFTKSFMTPDQRRLTFYDGEVRPGETVLKAYSMETGGRKPAYFYSRYSPIPTDSAEQSQQTLDELVAHGMNQRPVIELIVPVTVI, from the coding sequence ATGACCGGGACTGCCGATCTCGGCCGCCGGGTCCTCATGATCACGGGCGCCGTCGACACCACCGACCACGACGTCTCGGTCAGCGTCAACCTGCCCGAGCCGGGCCGCTGGCACGTGATCAAGGCGGAGACCAACCTGACCGACCAGACCTGGGTCGCCATGCAGGCCGTGCTGGACGAGGACTCCACGTTCCTCGACGACGACCTGCTGATGTCGCCGCAGTTCACCAAGAGCTTCATGACGCCGGACCAGCGCCGCCTCACGTTCTACGACGGCGAGGTGCGCCCGGGCGAGACCGTGCTCAAGGCCTATTCGATGGAGACGGGCGGGCGCAAGCCGGCGTACTTCTACTCCCGGTACAGCCCCATCCCGACCGACAGCGCCGAGCAGTCCCAGCAGACGCTCGACGAGCTGGTCGCGCACGGCATGAACCAGCGACCCGTGATCGAGCTGATCGTCCCGGTCACCGTCATCTGA
- a CDS encoding FAD-dependent oxidoreductase, producing MISFVPEPHLLDSPRGREWPRPPVPTPVRGTLPASSADVVVVGAGPAGVAVASALWHHGVRDVVVADRTGRPCGRFFGRIDRLGQRVLRSPYEHHPGVEGYRDCELLDFARLHWGRLTPVERREIRMSQAGHRSVVPVDVFDAYCDHLIASHHIGRKTWQARVREVVPEGDAVTVRADRFSVTARHVVLCLGEERREAPDSWWGGGSAPAGVSYWDESVPVGGRCLAVVGAGLTAAHLIAGALDEGREVHWVVRETGERYQCADVNSSFFRPEGRLRFNRVGWSERLELMSRFRRASIMFEFRPLLERAQAEGRLVVHRGAEVKSIGPGVGGTTVVRLVGGGRIAADHVQLALGTTPSIGEGLLPDEALSVRDGWPELDERTLAHVRAPRVSVVGAAAAMVLGPAARNIDGHRVATTRAAAAIAQVLRGGELPAPAKTAVGV from the coding sequence ATGATCTCGTTCGTGCCCGAGCCGCACCTGCTGGACTCGCCCCGCGGTCGTGAGTGGCCCCGGCCCCCGGTGCCGACGCCGGTCCGCGGCACGTTGCCCGCCTCCTCGGCGGACGTCGTGGTCGTCGGGGCCGGCCCGGCCGGTGTCGCGGTGGCTTCCGCGCTGTGGCACCACGGCGTCCGCGACGTCGTCGTCGCCGACCGGACCGGCCGCCCGTGCGGCCGGTTCTTCGGCCGGATCGACCGGCTGGGCCAGCGCGTCCTCCGGTCCCCGTACGAGCACCACCCCGGGGTCGAGGGCTACCGCGACTGCGAGCTCCTGGACTTCGCGCGCCTGCACTGGGGCCGGCTGACCCCCGTCGAACGGCGCGAAATCCGGATGTCGCAGGCGGGCCACCGGTCGGTGGTCCCCGTCGACGTCTTCGACGCCTACTGCGACCACCTGATCGCCAGCCACCACATCGGCCGCAAGACCTGGCAGGCGCGCGTCCGCGAGGTCGTGCCGGAGGGTGACGCGGTCACCGTGCGGGCCGACCGGTTCTCGGTCACCGCCCGGCACGTCGTGCTGTGCCTCGGCGAAGAGCGCCGGGAGGCGCCGGATTCCTGGTGGGGCGGCGGTTCCGCGCCGGCCGGAGTGTCCTATTGGGACGAATCGGTGCCGGTCGGCGGGCGGTGCCTGGCGGTCGTGGGCGCCGGGCTCACCGCGGCCCACCTGATCGCCGGCGCGCTCGACGAAGGCCGCGAAGTGCACTGGGTCGTGCGCGAAACCGGCGAGCGCTACCAGTGCGCCGACGTGAACTCCTCGTTCTTCCGCCCCGAAGGCCGCTTGCGCTTCAACCGCGTCGGCTGGTCCGAGCGGCTCGAGCTGATGAGCCGGTTCCGGCGGGCGTCGATCATGTTCGAGTTCCGGCCCCTGCTCGAACGCGCGCAGGCCGAGGGACGGCTGGTCGTGCACCGCGGCGCCGAGGTCAAGAGCATCGGCCCGGGCGTCGGCGGGACGACCGTGGTGCGCCTGGTCGGCGGCGGCCGGATCGCCGCCGACCACGTCCAGCTCGCGCTGGGCACCACCCCGTCGATCGGCGAAGGCCTGCTGCCCGATGAAGCGCTTTCCGTGCGCGACGGCTGGCCCGAGCTGGACGAACGGACCCTGGCCCACGTCCGCGCGCCACGGGTGTCGGTGGTCGGCGCCGCGGCCGCGATGGTCCTCGGCCCGGCGGCCCGCAACATCGACGGCCACCGCGTCGCGACCACCCGCGCGGCGGCGGCGATCGCCCAGGTCCTGCGGGGTGGCGAGCTCCCGGCGCCGGCGAAGACCGCGGTCGGGGTCTGA
- a CDS encoding DUF6187 family protein: MDAREDTRFALPEVDAPAATEVGVILLGLEADRLLAGLGLARLADDPALVTQVVDQARHGVPDAGLPGLLETGRQQWRSLRAALGAPPSTSTPGSLRREWDRASARVAAAVPGAGAASLAYLTACVLRRADVDRIADRKDTDVVLEVPAG, encoded by the coding sequence ATGGACGCCCGCGAAGACACCCGGTTCGCGCTGCCCGAGGTCGACGCCCCCGCGGCCACCGAGGTCGGCGTGATCCTGCTCGGCCTGGAGGCCGACCGGCTGCTCGCCGGGCTCGGGCTGGCCCGCCTGGCGGACGACCCGGCGCTGGTGACCCAGGTGGTCGACCAGGCCCGGCACGGCGTCCCGGACGCCGGCCTGCCCGGGCTCCTGGAGACGGGCAGGCAGCAGTGGCGGAGCCTGCGCGCGGCGCTCGGCGCCCCGCCGTCGACGTCGACGCCGGGCTCACTCCGGCGCGAGTGGGACCGGGCCTCGGCCCGGGTCGCCGCGGCCGTTCCCGGCGCGGGCGCCGCGTCGCTGGCCTACCTGACGGCGTGCGTGCTCCGCCGCGCCGACGTCGACCGGATCGCGGATCGAAAGGACACCGATGTCGTACTTGAAGTCCCTGCCGGCTGA
- a CDS encoding carboxymuconolactone decarboxylase family protein, with product MSYLKSLPAETTLLQVFQANPEPARHLLAFHEVLLRGDSPFTPGERELIAAYVSGVNECGYCHGIHTVTAEAFGVEPGVLTAALTDLDSAPVEDRLKPVLAYVGKLTRTPSRMTDADAEAVFAAGWDERALHDAVLVCALFNFMNRMVDGLGIRADDEYKSLSGERLKHSGYAGLAKFLPEE from the coding sequence ATGTCGTACTTGAAGTCCCTGCCGGCTGAGACCACGCTGCTGCAGGTCTTCCAAGCCAACCCCGAGCCCGCCCGGCACCTGCTGGCCTTCCACGAAGTGCTGCTGCGCGGCGATTCGCCGTTCACGCCGGGGGAGCGGGAGCTGATCGCCGCCTACGTCTCCGGCGTCAACGAATGCGGGTACTGCCACGGCATCCACACGGTGACCGCCGAGGCCTTCGGCGTCGAGCCGGGCGTGCTGACCGCGGCGCTCACCGACCTGGACTCCGCGCCGGTCGAGGACCGCCTGAAGCCGGTGCTCGCCTACGTCGGCAAGCTGACGCGGACGCCGTCCCGGATGACCGACGCCGACGCCGAAGCGGTGTTCGCGGCCGGCTGGGACGAGCGCGCGCTGCACGACGCCGTGCTGGTCTGCGCGCTGTTCAACTTCATGAACCGCATGGTCGACGGCCTCGGCATCCGCGCCGACGACGAGTACAAGTCGCTGTCGGGCGAGCGGCTCAAGCACAGCGGCTACGCGGGTCTCGCGAAGTTCCTGCCCGAGGAGTGA
- a CDS encoding epoxide hydrolase family protein — translation MPQPEPFRIAVPDEDIQDLRERLARTRLPGDLANDGWEYGTNQEYLAGLLADWRDSYDWRAHEAEMNAYAHYRVELDGQPVHYLHVPGDGKVPLLLIGGWPWTFWDFKEVLPHLAGHEVVVADLPGYGFSTPLARPGIGYAETADMYHRLMTEVLGHERYGVYGSDWGSIIGQHLAHHHPEAVAGLHTTMPFSLEGPIPEELWADDEKVRRAANTAWARYSNGYFVLHTTRPQSIAYIGDSPAATAAWLVEKLHDWTDHDGDFETGYPRDRVLTTLSLFWFTNSMGSTARLYAESFQKPWTPKSDAQPLFNVPTAVAAYPREPAAVPRKWVESRFDLRRYTVMERGGHYPAVESPETLGRDIAEFFAELA, via the coding sequence TTGCCTCAACCGGAACCGTTCCGCATCGCCGTGCCCGACGAGGACATCCAGGACCTCCGCGAGCGCCTCGCGCGCACGCGGCTCCCCGGCGACCTGGCCAACGACGGCTGGGAGTACGGGACCAACCAGGAATACCTGGCCGGGCTGCTGGCCGACTGGCGCGACAGCTACGACTGGCGCGCGCACGAGGCCGAGATGAACGCCTACGCGCATTACCGCGTCGAGCTGGACGGCCAGCCGGTGCACTACCTGCACGTCCCCGGCGACGGGAAGGTGCCGCTGCTGCTGATCGGCGGCTGGCCGTGGACGTTCTGGGACTTCAAGGAGGTCCTGCCGCACCTGGCCGGCCACGAAGTCGTGGTGGCGGACCTGCCGGGCTACGGCTTTTCGACGCCGCTGGCCCGCCCGGGCATCGGGTACGCCGAGACCGCCGACATGTACCACCGCCTGATGACCGAGGTGCTGGGCCACGAGCGCTACGGCGTCTACGGCTCGGACTGGGGCTCGATCATCGGCCAGCACCTGGCCCACCACCACCCGGAAGCGGTCGCCGGGCTGCACACCACGATGCCGTTCAGCCTCGAGGGCCCGATCCCCGAGGAGCTCTGGGCGGACGACGAGAAGGTGCGGCGCGCGGCGAACACGGCGTGGGCGCGCTACAGCAACGGCTACTTCGTGCTGCACACGACCCGGCCGCAGAGCATCGCCTACATCGGCGACTCGCCGGCGGCGACCGCGGCGTGGCTGGTCGAGAAGCTGCACGACTGGACCGACCACGACGGCGACTTCGAGACCGGGTACCCGCGCGACCGCGTCCTCACGACGCTTTCGCTGTTCTGGTTCACCAACTCGATGGGCAGCACCGCCCGGCTGTACGCGGAGAGCTTCCAGAAGCCGTGGACGCCGAAGAGCGACGCGCAGCCGCTGTTCAACGTCCCGACGGCGGTCGCGGCCTACCCGCGCGAACCCGCGGCCGTGCCGCGGAAGTGGGTGGAGAGCCGCTTCGACCTGCGCCGCTACACGGTGATGGAGCGCGGCGGCCACTACCCGGCCGTCGAGTCACCGGAGACGCTCGGGCGCGACATCGCGGAGTTCTTCGCCGAGCTGGCTTGA